The segment GGACAATTTCAGGGTGAACGGCATCGTGAAAGCCGGATCGATCCAGAAGCACCAGGGAGCGCCGGGAGCGCGGTTCGTCCTGACCGACGGCAAGCAGGAGCTGTCCGTCGTCTACAACAAGGAAGTTCCCGACACCTTCGTCGACGGGGCGGAGGCGGTCGTCGAGGGAGCCCTCGGCGCCGACGACGTGTTCGCCGCACAGACACTCCTCGCCAAGTGCCCCTCCAAGTACGAAGCCCAGAACCGGCAGCCGCGGTGACGTCACCCCCCAGAGCCGGTTAGCCGATGGCCGAGTTCGGGACGCTCTGCCTCTACCTCGCCCTGGCCACCTCGGGGTGGGCCCTGATCGCCTCGTATAACGGCGGCCGTGCCCGCCTCGGTGAGCTGGTCCTCTCCGCCGAGCGCGCGGTTTACGCCACGTGGGTCCTGGTCCTCCTCGCGGTCGTCAGTCTCGAATATTGCATCTTCACGGATCAGTTCGGCCTGGAGTACGTGGCGTCCTACTCCAACCGGGC is part of the Candidatus Dormiibacterota bacterium genome and harbors:
- a CDS encoding cytochrome c maturation protein CcmE, whose protein sequence is MAQRISRKIVITVVLLVAGFAVLFSVGLKGSLVYYLTVSEFKDSGRRSDLGDNFRVNGIVKAGSIQKHQGAPGARFVLTDGKQELSVVYNKEVPDTFVDGAEAVVEGALGADDVFAAQTLLAKCPSKYEAQNRQPR